From the genome of Cryptococcus deuterogattii R265 chromosome 5, complete sequence:
CTTGTATCGATAgttcctccccttcttcgacTTCCTCAGCCTCTCAGGCCACGCAAACAGGTACTTCAGCAAATTCAGGTGGTGGAACTAAGACAAACGTTGGTGGAGTTAAGACGGTGACAGCTATTACGACTGAGACAGCAAGTCCTGGTGGTGCTGCCGGGTACGTTGCATGCCGTAGAACTTCATCTGAAGCCAGACCTGCTAACAACGATTTAACTTCTCGCAGCTTATCAACTGGTGCTATCGTGGGCATCGTGGTGTCAGCGGTTTTGGCGGCGGCCGTGCTTCAAATTGCTCTCATCTGGTTTTGTTGCCGTCGTCAAATTAAGGCTCTCATATACCATCGTCGTGAGATGCGAGGGCAAGAAGTAAAGCCTGGTGGGGATGTCGACTTGGGTCTTGCTTCCCGCAACTCTTACTCGTCCGTAAGAGACCCTGACCAGAGGCCCATGGCCGGCATCTATGCCGCTGAAGCCGCTCGTAGCAGTCGTTACAGCAACGCTGCTCATTCTGGTGTACCTCTCTCCGGTTCCGGTGACGATTTTGATGCTGCTTCGTCCATCTCACCCTTCTGGGACGGCGCAGCAGCTGTTCCCCCTCGCTCGAACTCAATCGCCTCTATGATAGCTTCTAACAGACCCCCAACAATTGGCGCTCTTGGGTTTGATTCTGATACAGACTCACTTGTGCCCCCGCGCGCTCTTAGTTTACACGACCGCGGGCGAAACGACTCTCTTTCGAGCTATAGCATTATTGTCCCCGAGACAATAGGAGAAGGGGGCTATCCCTCTCCCGCTATTTCTAATACAACTCTCTCACCTCTTGTCCCTGGCTCTCCTAATTTGGCCGCCACAAGCTCAAATTCCAACAGGAACATGACCAAGGCGCAGATGGCAGCTTCACTGAATGCGCATAACCCCGATGAATTGGCCCCCACAGGAGATGACTTTGAGGGGCGTTTACCGCCTCAGCATGCACCGACAGGCGGATTTAGAAGGCATGAGGATGCCGGGAGGATAGACGCACCCCCTCcaaatgaaaatgaagaaagcgTGGAGGATCTGCCGCCAATGTATATGCCAGAATGGGAGAACGATAGCCAGCGGTAGAGCTAGGATGCAAGGCCTGAAAGAGTTATTGTCATATAAGAGACAATCTCCAAGTCCTTGGCGGAATAGTTTTCTACATTGATATAAAGATGAGAACATTTATAGTAGTACCCTTTGTAGCTATCATATTTTACGACCAACGTATTATGTCATGAACATGTTTTGGCGAGCTTTGAAGTTGCAGCTGCATCGACAGTGTCTTAAGTTCTTTCATGGGTATGCATGACTGAGACTGGAAACAAAACGTGAAAGGGCGCCATTTCAGTGGGAATAATACACATAAATGGAAAGATCTGTTTAAAGCTCATCCTTGTTGGCGTCGGGCTACATAGCATTAGCGAGAATCACACCACCTATTGTAACTTGCAGCACTTACCCTGAGACTACGGACAGTCTTACCAGCCCTCCAGATTTCCTGGTTGTCAATTTCGTCAAGCTCCTTCTGGAGGTCCTCTCGGTAGGTCTTTCTGGAGTTGAACTCGAGAGATCGTCGGGTCTCAGAACCGTCCCTGACGGAGTTGTAAAGGGCCTCGAAGACGGGAAGGTTAGCCCTGAAGAAACCGTTAGTCAACCAGTTTTAGAAAGCGAAGCGATTTACGCACTCCTTGAACTTGGGGGCCCAGTCAAGGGCACCACGTCGGGCAGTGGTGGAGCACGCGTTGTACATGTAGTCCATACCGTACTTGCCgatgagagggaaaagagacTGGGTGGCCTCCTCGACGGTCTCGTTGAAGGCCTCAGAGGGAGAGTGGCCGTTCTTCCTGAGAACCTCGTATTGGGCAAGGAACATACCCTGGATACCGCCCATGAGCTGTAAAAGGTTCAATCAGTATATTTTCAGTCTGTGCTGCTCAGCGAATACTTACGACACCACGCTCTCCGTAAAGGTCAGAGTAgacctccttctcaaaggTGGTCTCGTAAAGGTAACCGGAACCAACGGCGATACCAAGGGCAacagccttctccttggcgTGACCAGTCACATCTTGGTAAACGGCAATGGAAGAGTTAATACCACGGCcttcaaggaaaagagttCGGACAGTTCGACCAGAACCCTTGGGGGCAACGAGGATGACATCGACGTCCTTGGGGGGAATGACGTGGGTCTGGACAGCTGTCAACACCATGTCACTTCCAAAAGATAATAAAAGATAACTCACGTCCTCCTTGTAGACAACAGAGAAACCGTGGGCAAAGTAGAGAGTCTTGCCCTTGGTGATAAGAGGGGCAATCTCGCTCCAAGTCTGAGACTGGGCAGCATCAGAGAGAAGGTTCATGATGATGGTACCCTTGTTGATGGCCTCAGGGATGTCGAAGAGAGTCTCTCCGGGAACCCAACCGTCCTCCTGAGCCTGTTTCCAAGACTCACCGCCCTTTCGCACACCGACAATGACCTTGAGGCCGTTGTCACGGGCGTTGAGGGACTGACCGTGACCCTGGGAGCCATAGCCAATCATGGCGAGAGTGTCATTCTTGAAGTAGCTACAGATTGCCGCATTAGTTACAGACTCGCTCAGAGAAGAGTATTGCGCAGTGACCCTGAAGCGACtccgaaaaaaaaaagaattaTATTTACTCTTGGAGCTTGTCAAGGGGCCAGTCAGCACGCTCGTAGACAACCTCTTTGGTACCGGCAAAGTCGAGAGTCTTGATACCTCGAGTGGCCTGCAATGCATCATCCAATAAGCGATAGAACATTTTACTTTGAGAGAGTCTAACTTACACCGAGTCGGGTAGCCATGGCGGCCCTAGGGGCGGCGCcggagaggagagagtaGGACCTCCTGGCAACCTGTCGGGAGGCGGTAGATTTGAGGGCCTGCTTGAGGGCGTTGGTGGAAGTTCTAGAGAAGGACATTTTTATAATTTTGagataaagaaaaagaatgggTTTGGAAAGATGAATTTCATTCAGCCTAACAAGATGAATTTGTTAGATCTTGGAGTGTGACTCGATTTCGGCCGAATCCCCGAAAGTGGCTGGGCCAATCACCTCTCGCAAATTTTATCGGAGCCCCTCAGATAAAGCAGCTCGGTCCTGCTGGCGTCATCACTTTCTGCGGTACGATATGCATGCGCGCCAGTCACCATACTGTTTGCTCTGTGGACAACTACATAGAGACGACTAGTGTTGCATTACTTAACTGCCACCGTGGCCCTGGCAGGTATATAAACATGACAGTCAAGGCAGAGTACGTATCCAATTTGCCTGCACCCGCATTTACCTTCATAACTCACCATTAACAGGCAAGATCTCTATCTGGACCCGTCCATCCGGGTATGTTCTAAAAAGATTTTGCCATGTATTCATATATTGACCGAACAATGAATAGGATTGGGTCCTTGTCCCTATCACTCTAATTATGGTTAGTGCTCTCAGCTGCTGCCATGTACCCTGGTATGCTCATTTGCTTTCAGCTACTCGTTGGTGTGTTAAGGCACTACGTCACACAATTCCTTAACTCTGCCCCCAAAAAGCAGACAGCAGCTGCCGTTCGCGAACAGTGAGCACATCCAGATAAGTTTTTTTGAATATCATGAGAAATTAAAGGAACCGCCTTTAGACGAGCACTTGGTCGCTCAGCTCTCCTTCGAGCAACTGCGACTCTGtcccctcttccgcctGCCTCTTACAAAGCTCTTTCGGGATCCCTCGCCGGGTCACTTTCTTCTGGTGAATATATCAAGCCCACCCCAGAATCAAAAGAGAATGCTTCTCCCGCCAATCCTTTCGAAGGTGCTGGGATGGAAAATGCCATGGACGGTATGAAAAAACAGGCAGTAATGATGTAAGTCAGCATGAAAGGGAAGTTACGCTGGCTGATTTTGCATTAGGGTACCGAACATGGTTATCATGCAATATATCAACGTCTTTTTTTCCGGATTTGTCCTTAGTGCGTGCTCAGCTAGGAGGAGCACCCAACTCTTGCTTACAGACCATTCAGTGCGCTTGCCATTTCCTTTGACTGCTGGCTTCAAGTCTTTGCTGTCGAGGGATATCCCCATGCCTGATCTCGATGTACGATGGGTTTCGTCAGTGTTAATCTCGTGTATCTCTCTTGTATGACACTCATGTCGTCTCCTCAGTGCTTTATCCTGGTATTTTCTCAACTTGTTTGGCTTGAATGGTGTTTTCAAACTAATTCTTGGAGCTGAGAACGGTAAGCCCAGTCGTTTAATGCCACATCTGTCAGTCGATAACCTCTTGCATTAGCTGCTGTAGACACTCGTGATCTCACCTCGCTGTCCGCGCTTTCCGGGGCAGGAGGTCCTGTGCCCGGCCCTGGCGGTCCACCTGACATGGTCAAGCTTTTTAAGGCCGAAGTTGAGAACTTAGCATTGGCAGAAAGTTCGTACAAGTGGGTCGGCGAGGGAGTAGAAGATAGAGTTTTGAGAGCTTGGGGCAAAATTTGACCGCCAGTTTTGGATAATGCAACCATCCTTGTCACGCATGGCTACTCCTTGATTGACTAAGGGGGCCGAGCCGCGGTTATAAAAACATGGACTGATCTTGAAGAGCGCCATGTCATACTACGCCTTCGCTTCTTGCCAAAGAATGTTAACTGGGTATGCTCGTTCCGCCTTATCTCACGGCTCATCGATCAAGCTGCGACAAACTAGTcgctggaaagaaggaccAAGAGAGGGTATCCCCGTTAACATCCTAGGGTTGTGCAGAGTTTCAAAGTCAATCCACTACATCACTGTTATGGCTCACCAGGCCTCGGAGTGGAGGGAGGACTAATAGAGTCGGTTGCCTGCCTTATTTCTTTTCCGAGGAGGGGCTTGTGTCGAGCCTACAATAATACATGCTTGTGTCGTTCTTCGTGGTCACAAATCGACGGTAAATTATTATCCTTTGCTTTCAGTGACGAGTCTATTTTCATTTGCGATAATACAAGAAGTAAAAAGTTGACCTGTCCACTTAGTTCATCTGTGGCTTGCAAGAAAACGGAGTGACTTCGTTAGTGTGTTAAAACAGTACTTATTTCCTTTGGCATGTCAAACAGCGCTCTCTCTCTGATGAGCCATTGATTTGCTAATGAATCGATGGTCCAATCTTCTTGCACAACGGTTTTTGATGGCTTGGGTTCTGCAGCAGGTATGGTCAGGGATGTTACTAATCATGTTGCCTAGTTACCCCTATCTCTTTTAGAGTCTTCGTATCGTCAGGTGCGGACATATCAACTCATTAATCCCTTACTGTTTCCCCACCCATCAGCCTATAGCTGTATCCTagtggaggtgtggaagCCAATAGCTGATTAATGCCTTTCCTAGCCTGTGTCTGTCGTGTACCCCAAACCCCCAGAAAGTCTCGCACACCATTGTAAGCTGAGCATTAGCTTCATCGAAAGAAGGTATATAAGCAGCCTCTGCTCGAGCAATTCATCACCACCCAACATTATTTTTGAATCGACTTTTGATACACATTTGTTGAACTGCACCTGTCCTCTTATTCGAGCTATTATCATGCGTTTCACTTCAATTTTTGTTGCcgcccttccctttctcgGATCAGTCTTTGCATTGCCTTTCGGTAACCCAGCCTCCGAGGCTGTCGTCGATGCGAGATCGAAGACGCTATTAATGAGGGAGATCAATTACGTAGATATCCTTTCCCAACTTGATAACTCCATCGTTGGTGGTCCATCTCAACGTTAACGAGAGTCGGTATACCACGTGCTGATCAGCATTCAAGAAATCGGCTGGTACCCTTACTCCCAATTCTACCCAAGACGAAGttaacttttttttttctcgGTTCTCAACACGGTTAATAATGCTTTTAAGACGGCTCAATCTGAGCTTCAGCTTAATTCTTCCAAAAGGGACTTCCACAATGCGCTCCACGCGTGAGTATTTTCCAAGAAACGATCTTTGGGCATGATTAATGGTCGACCATTATAGCCGTGATCCTGCGAATGACGTTTCAGATCTTTTGGTAGCTATCGTTAGAGACCTGAattccctcctttcccctgTTGaggctcttctttcccagaTTCCTATCGTTGGTCCTTTTCTTAAAGACATCAATACGGCCCTCGATGCCATTATTTTGGGCCTTGACGAGACGCTTGGAGGTATCCTCAATTTGGTTGCTAAGATTCTCAAAGATTTGGGCATCAACATCACACCTCTCCTTAGCGGCCATG
Proteins encoded in this window:
- a CDS encoding ketol-acid reductoisomerase mitochondrial; translation: MSFSRTSTNALKQALKSTASRQVARRSYSLLSGAAPRAAMATRLGATRGIKTLDFAGTKEVVYERADWPLDKLQDYFKNDTLAMIGYGSQGHGQSLNARDNGLKVIVGVRKGGESWKQAQEDGWVPGETLFDIPEAINKGTIIMNLLSDAAQSQTWSEIAPLITKGKTLYFAHGFSVVYKEDTHVIPPKDVDVILVAPKGSGRTVRTLFLEGRGINSSIAVYQDVTGHAKEKAVALGIAVGSGYLYETTFEKEVYSDLYGERGVLMGGIQGMFLAQYEVLRKNGHSPSEAFNETVEEATQSLFPLIGKYGMDYMYNACSTTARRGALDWAPKFKEANLPVFEALYNSVRDGSETRRSLEFNSRKTYREDLQKELDEIDNQEIWRAGKTVRSLRPDANKDEL